In one Bacteroidales bacterium WCE2004 genomic region, the following are encoded:
- a CDS encoding Na+-transporting NADH:ubiquinone oxidoreductase subunit D: MDKKLKETILNPILKGNPITVLILGICSSLAVTVQLKGALVMALSVIVVTGLSSLVCSLLRNTIPMRVRIIVQLVVVAMMVILVDQILKAGEGTYAIDKQLSVYIGLIITNCIVMGRIEAFALGNKPIPSLLDGLANGLGYGLILVIVAFFRELLGSGTLFGLQVLPASYVPNNLVILPPFALILLGCIIWVHRACDKDLQEK; encoded by the coding sequence ATGGATAAGAAACTCAAAGAAACGATCCTCAACCCGATCCTGAAAGGTAACCCGATTACCGTTCTCATCCTGGGTATCTGCTCCTCGCTGGCCGTTACGGTCCAGCTGAAGGGCGCCCTGGTGATGGCCCTCTCCGTGATCGTCGTCACGGGCCTCTCCAGCCTCGTCTGCTCGCTGCTCCGCAACACCATCCCGATGCGTGTGCGTATCATCGTGCAGCTCGTCGTCGTGGCCATGATGGTAATCCTCGTCGACCAGATCCTCAAGGCCGGCGAAGGCACCTACGCCATCGACAAGCAGCTCTCCGTCTACATCGGCCTGATCATCACCAACTGTATCGTGATGGGCCGCATCGAGGCTTTCGCCCTCGGAAACAAGCCCATCCCTTCCCTGCTGGACGGTCTGGCCAACGGCCTGGGCTACGGCCTCATCCTGGTCATCGTCGCCTTCTTCCGCGAGCTTCTCGGAAGCGGCACCCTGTTCGGCCTGCAGGTCCTGCCTGCCAGCTATGTTCCCAACAACCTCGTGATCCTGCCGCCGTTCGCGCTGATCCTGCTCGGATGCATCATCTGGGTACACCGCGCCTGCGACAAGGACCTTCAGGAGAAATAA
- a CDS encoding Na+-transporting NADH:ubiquinone oxidoreductase subunit C, translating to MNTNSNAYTVIYTTLVVVVVAAVLAFTAMKLKPSQEANAKAETLRQMMSAAQIKPTDELYATNNAGVLQLYADNIDEAYTIGLDGQKNGTLSIEKASIELVDNLKPQNKAIKAGGEATLPVYVFKNGYTVIPVYGAGLWGPVWGYIAFQPDCRTIAGAYFDHESETPGLGAKIKDEAWFREKFVGKAVAFGQEMLFNLDKNAEESGAANAVDAITGATMTSRGLNEALNVWFKAYESHLANAADCCQNGEKDCEHCENHKAEEE from the coding sequence ATGAATACCAACAGCAACGCATATACTGTCATCTACACCACCCTCGTGGTCGTAGTCGTGGCTGCGGTCCTCGCCTTCACGGCGATGAAGCTGAAGCCTTCGCAGGAGGCCAACGCCAAGGCGGAGACCCTCCGCCAGATGATGTCCGCCGCGCAGATCAAGCCCACGGACGAACTCTATGCCACCAACAACGCCGGTGTCCTCCAGCTGTACGCTGACAACATCGACGAAGCCTATACCATCGGCCTGGACGGCCAGAAGAACGGCACGCTCTCCATCGAGAAGGCCAGCATCGAGCTGGTGGACAACCTCAAACCGCAGAACAAGGCCATCAAGGCCGGCGGCGAGGCCACCCTCCCGGTCTATGTCTTCAAGAACGGCTACACCGTGATTCCGGTCTACGGCGCAGGCCTCTGGGGCCCCGTGTGGGGCTACATCGCCTTCCAGCCGGACTGCCGGACCATCGCCGGCGCCTACTTCGACCATGAGTCCGAGACCCCGGGCCTCGGTGCCAAGATCAAGGACGAAGCCTGGTTCCGCGAGAAGTTCGTCGGCAAGGCCGTCGCCTTCGGCCAGGAGATGCTCTTCAACCTCGACAAGAACGCCGAAGAGTCCGGCGCCGCCAACGCGGTGGACGCCATCACCGGCGCCACCATGACTTCCAGGGGTCTGAACGAGGCCCTCAACGTCTGGTTCAAGGCCTACGAAAGCCACCTCGCCAACGCCGCCGACTGCTGCCAGAACGGCGAGAAAGATTGCGAGCACTGCGAAAACCATAAAGCAGAGGAGGAATAA
- a CDS encoding dinuclear metal center protein, YbgI/SA1388 family, producing the protein MKLREVIAALEHLAPLRLQDEWDNSGLQVGFPESEIDQVLVCLDVTEAIVDEAIAAKCNLIVSHHPLIFKALRQVSDATYQQRCVVKALAAGISIYSAHTSLDNAPGGVNHRIAALLGLEKLRWLSPRDGEDAGSGLVGELPASEPDAAFLARVQRTFGVECLQHSALDGRQVRRVALCGGAGAFLLHDAVCAGADCFISGEFHYHDYFENQGVLLAELGHYQSEQFTQDLLLEYLHKTCPGLSVRKTAINTNPICYDQSAR; encoded by the coding sequence ATGAAACTGCGCGAGGTGATCGCCGCGCTGGAGCACCTTGCTCCGCTGCGGCTGCAGGACGAGTGGGACAACTCCGGCCTGCAGGTCGGTTTCCCCGAATCGGAAATTGACCAGGTCCTGGTGTGCCTGGACGTGACGGAAGCGATTGTCGACGAGGCGATTGCTGCAAAATGCAACCTGATCGTCTCGCACCATCCCCTGATCTTCAAGGCCCTGCGTCAGGTCTCCGACGCCACCTACCAGCAGCGCTGCGTGGTCAAGGCCCTGGCCGCCGGCATCTCCATCTATTCCGCCCATACGAGCCTGGACAACGCGCCGGGCGGCGTGAACCACCGCATCGCGGCTCTCCTGGGCCTGGAGAAACTCCGCTGGCTGTCGCCCCGCGACGGCGAGGACGCCGGCTCGGGCCTCGTGGGCGAGCTCCCGGCCTCCGAGCCGGACGCCGCCTTCCTGGCCCGCGTGCAGCGGACCTTCGGCGTGGAGTGCCTGCAGCATTCCGCCCTGGACGGGCGGCAGGTCCGCCGCGTTGCACTGTGCGGCGGGGCCGGCGCCTTCCTGCTGCACGACGCCGTGTGCGCCGGCGCCGACTGCTTCATCAGCGGCGAATTCCATTACCACGATTACTTCGAAAACCAGGGCGTGCTCCTGGCCGAGCTGGGCCACTACCAGAGCGAGCAGTTCACGCAGGACCTCCTGCTGGAGTACCTGCACAAGACCTGCCCGGGCCTGAGCGTACGCAAGACCGCCATCAATACCAATCCCATCTGCTATGATCAATCTGCAAGATAA
- a CDS encoding Dipeptidyl aminopeptidase/acylaminoacyl peptidase (manually curated): protein MKRTLIALTCLVMAISCAQKEDSGYVGPSDIRIADGVMTPESLLALGRLSDPQLSPDSTRILYGVSYTDIAANRSCRNLFLCNADGSGKVQLTRFAKSVSGARWSADGKSIFFLQGGQLWKAPLKGNKLGKRVQLSDVPNGISDFKLSPDQQQVIYVSTVKNTALQTPKDSDPALDKAQAYATEDLMYRHWDHWVTDVPRSYVAALGNGKITPDNSVDILGTDELFELPTEPFGGVEQLDWAPDNRHIVYSCRKKVGKQYAFSTNTSIYIYDILTGATIDVKTDGGYDTDPVWSADGKHIAWISMARDGYEADRQRLFVADVELLPAETDGQNVGVRVQSVRELLPDFDHDVAGLVWHEGELFFNALVGEGVQALFCADLTGDVQRITAPDWNFDFFSPFAILPRQDGVELLASYYCLKFPTELVSVKITAGGVTFSQLTDENRHILGQLDDVKDERVFVETVDHQQMLCWVLYPPQFDRSKQYPAIEIVLGGPQGSNSQDWSYRWCYRLMAQQGYIVILPNRRGTTAFGQAWKEQISGDYPGLNMQDYLSAGRYIKSKDYVSKLACVGASYGGYSAYMLEGLHGDLYDCFIAHAGIFDEKQLWFTTEEMWFANWDNGGLTEYAYEPGKVGPAGDGITFGGMQQAGAPYATTAKAQRHYANSPSSMVTKWHTPILCIHGMMDYRIPYEQGMAAFNAAQMMGVPSKLVVFPEENHWILQPQNALYWHRTFFDWLDRWMK, encoded by the coding sequence ATGAAACGCACCCTTATCGCATTAACCTGTCTTGTTATGGCAATCAGTTGTGCCCAGAAAGAAGATAGCGGCTATGTCGGGCCGTCCGACATCCGCATCGCGGACGGCGTGATGACGCCCGAGTCGCTGCTCGCGCTCGGCCGCCTGTCCGATCCCCAGCTGTCCCCCGACAGCACCAGAATCCTGTACGGCGTATCCTATACCGATATCGCGGCCAACCGCAGCTGCCGCAACCTGTTCCTCTGCAACGCAGACGGCTCCGGCAAGGTCCAGCTCACCCGCTTCGCCAAGAGCGTCAGCGGCGCCCGCTGGTCCGCCGACGGCAAGAGCATCTTCTTCCTGCAGGGCGGCCAGCTCTGGAAGGCCCCGCTCAAGGGCAACAAGCTCGGCAAGCGCGTCCAGCTCAGCGACGTCCCCAACGGAATCAGCGACTTCAAGCTCTCCCCCGACCAGCAGCAGGTCATCTACGTGAGCACCGTCAAGAACACGGCCCTGCAGACCCCCAAGGACAGCGATCCCGCGCTGGACAAGGCGCAGGCCTACGCCACCGAGGACCTGATGTACCGCCACTGGGACCATTGGGTGACCGACGTGCCGCGCAGCTACGTCGCCGCGCTCGGCAACGGCAAGATCACCCCGGACAACTCCGTCGACATCCTCGGCACGGACGAGCTCTTCGAGCTGCCCACCGAGCCGTTCGGCGGCGTGGAGCAGCTGGACTGGGCGCCCGACAACCGCCACATCGTCTACTCCTGCCGCAAGAAGGTCGGTAAGCAGTATGCCTTCAGCACCAACACTTCCATCTACATCTACGACATCCTGACCGGCGCCACGATCGACGTCAAGACGGACGGCGGCTACGACACGGATCCCGTGTGGAGCGCCGACGGCAAGCACATCGCCTGGATCTCAATGGCGCGCGACGGCTATGAAGCCGACCGCCAGCGCCTGTTCGTCGCCGACGTGGAGCTGCTCCCCGCAGAGACCGACGGGCAGAACGTCGGCGTCCGCGTGCAGAGCGTCCGCGAGCTCCTGCCCGACTTCGACCACGACGTGGCCGGCCTGGTCTGGCACGAAGGCGAACTCTTCTTCAACGCCCTCGTGGGCGAAGGCGTCCAGGCGCTCTTCTGCGCCGACCTGACGGGCGACGTGCAACGCATCACCGCCCCCGACTGGAACTTCGACTTCTTCTCCCCCTTCGCCATCCTGCCCCGTCAGGACGGCGTGGAGCTGCTGGCTTCCTATTATTGCCTCAAATTCCCGACGGAGCTCGTCTCCGTCAAGATCACGGCCGGCGGCGTGACCTTCTCCCAGCTCACCGACGAGAACCGGCACATCCTCGGCCAGCTCGACGACGTCAAGGACGAGCGCGTGTTCGTGGAGACGGTGGACCACCAGCAGATGCTCTGCTGGGTCCTCTACCCGCCGCAGTTCGACCGTTCCAAGCAGTATCCGGCCATCGAGATCGTGCTCGGAGGCCCGCAGGGCAGCAATTCCCAGGACTGGAGCTACCGCTGGTGCTACCGCCTGATGGCCCAGCAAGGCTACATCGTGATCCTGCCCAACCGCCGCGGCACCACCGCGTTCGGCCAGGCCTGGAAGGAGCAGATCTCCGGCGACTACCCGGGCCTCAACATGCAGGACTACCTGAGCGCCGGGCGCTACATCAAGAGCAAGGACTACGTGAGCAAGCTCGCCTGCGTGGGCGCCTCCTACGGCGGCTATTCAGCCTATATGCTCGAGGGCCTGCACGGCGACCTCTATGACTGCTTCATCGCCCATGCGGGCATCTTCGACGAGAAACAGCTCTGGTTCACCACCGAGGAGATGTGGTTCGCCAACTGGGACAACGGCGGCCTGACGGAATACGCCTACGAGCCCGGCAAGGTCGGCCCCGCCGGCGACGGCATCACCTTCGGCGGCATGCAGCAGGCCGGTGCGCCCTACGCCACCACGGCCAAGGCCCAGCGCCACTACGCCAATTCCCCTTCGTCGATGGTCACCAAGTGGCACACCCCGATCCTCTGCATCCACGGCATGATGGACTACCGCATCCCCTACGAGCAGGGCATGGCGGCCTTCAACGCCGCCCAGATGATGGGCGTCCCCTCCAAGCTCGTGGTCTTCCCCGAGGAGAACCACTGGATCCTCCAGCCGCAGAACGCCCTCTACTGGCACCGCACATTCTTCGACTGGCTCGACCGCTGGATGAAATAA
- a CDS encoding Acyl-ACP thioesterase, translated as MINLQDKTTEDLRIACYMTDRHARLRPTAFLDIAQNIAVQGADNLKFGDDELAAYNSTWVLARQYVRFDRPVSNKEQVKVLTWHKGAQGLFFLRDYMMLDADGEPSVRSTSSWVVMNITERRLVRFDTVSDVVDTAPQSTDFAIEEQAAKVVLPRGAELTKIGEHRVHYSDVDYNQHANNVRYTSWALDSLPEELVYEHPLKELTINFNREALPGESVELWHALDADGAHIIEGRAGDHQVFIEKLVF; from the coding sequence ATGATCAATCTGCAAGATAAGACGACGGAAGACCTCCGGATCGCCTGCTATATGACCGACCGCCACGCCCGGCTCAGGCCTACCGCCTTCCTGGACATCGCCCAGAACATCGCGGTCCAGGGGGCGGACAATCTCAAATTCGGCGACGACGAGCTCGCTGCCTACAACAGCACCTGGGTGCTCGCGCGGCAATACGTCCGCTTCGACCGGCCTGTCAGCAACAAAGAGCAGGTCAAGGTCCTGACCTGGCACAAGGGAGCCCAGGGACTTTTCTTCCTGCGTGACTATATGATGCTCGACGCCGACGGCGAGCCGTCGGTCCGCTCCACCAGTTCCTGGGTGGTGATGAACATCACCGAGCGCCGCCTGGTCCGCTTCGACACCGTCTCCGACGTCGTGGACACGGCGCCGCAGAGCACCGACTTTGCCATCGAGGAACAGGCCGCCAAGGTCGTCCTCCCGCGTGGCGCCGAACTCACGAAGATCGGCGAGCACCGCGTCCACTACTCCGACGTGGACTACAACCAGCACGCCAACAACGTCAGGTACACCTCCTGGGCGCTGGATTCCCTGCCCGAGGAGCTGGTCTATGAGCATCCGCTCAAGGAGCTGACCATCAACTTCAACCGAGAGGCCCTGCCCGGCGAGAGCGTCGAATTGTGGCACGCGCTCGACGCCGACGGCGCCCACATCATCGAGGGGCGCGCGGGCGATCACCAGGTTTTCATCGAGAAGCTGGTTTTCTGA
- a CDS encoding Na+-transporting NADH:ubiquinone oxidoreductase subunit A: MSLTFVLKKGLNIPISGEAELRVSKTIAPGIVAVQPTDFKGFLPRLLVKEGDPVLCGSPVMADKKNADILLCSPVSGTVKEIVRGDKRKLLAVLIESDGKRESVDFGVKDASKLDAGQVRQALLQSGLWPWLVQRPYGIIADPETTPRDIFISTFNTAPLAADSNFCYGDALADVQAGICALSKLTSGQVRVGLDGNKPSAFASLQHCELNTFKGKHPAGNVGVQISHVAPIRKEDIVWTVSLAGVAAIGKLFTKGRLDLRRKVAVTGPMALECAYVEALPGTPMKALMPFWGNTPEEMLRVVSGDALSGKTVGTAGYIGFFDTQVTLLREGTDKELLGWINPIRANQFSADRSYFSWLMPKKKYDMTTNLHGGPRAFLMNDGYYGRVLPMDIYPVFLAKACLAGDIEKMEKFGIYEVLPEDLATCEFVDPSKNNIQAMIEQGIDLMLKEMA, translated from the coding sequence ATGTCACTAACTTTCGTTTTGAAAAAGGGCCTGAACATCCCCATCTCGGGAGAAGCAGAGCTCCGTGTCTCAAAGACGATAGCGCCGGGCATCGTTGCAGTCCAACCGACTGACTTCAAGGGTTTTCTCCCCAGACTTCTCGTCAAGGAAGGCGACCCCGTGCTCTGCGGCTCCCCCGTCATGGCAGACAAAAAGAACGCTGACATCCTCCTTTGCTCGCCGGTGAGCGGTACGGTCAAGGAGATCGTCAGAGGAGACAAGCGCAAACTGCTCGCCGTCCTCATCGAGTCGGACGGCAAGCGTGAATCCGTCGACTTCGGCGTCAAGGACGCCTCCAAGCTGGACGCCGGGCAGGTCCGCCAGGCGCTTCTGCAGAGCGGCCTCTGGCCGTGGCTGGTCCAGCGTCCCTACGGCATCATCGCCGATCCGGAGACAACCCCGCGCGACATCTTCATTTCCACTTTCAACACCGCCCCGCTCGCCGCGGACAGCAACTTCTGCTACGGCGACGCCCTGGCAGACGTCCAGGCCGGCATCTGCGCCCTTTCCAAACTGACTTCGGGCCAGGTCCGCGTGGGTCTCGACGGCAACAAGCCGTCCGCTTTCGCATCCCTGCAGCACTGTGAGCTGAATACCTTCAAGGGCAAGCACCCCGCCGGCAACGTGGGCGTGCAGATCAGCCACGTCGCGCCGATCCGCAAGGAAGACATCGTCTGGACGGTGTCCCTGGCCGGCGTCGCAGCCATCGGCAAACTCTTCACCAAGGGCAGGCTCGACCTGCGCCGCAAGGTGGCCGTGACCGGCCCGATGGCGCTCGAGTGCGCCTATGTCGAAGCGCTTCCTGGCACCCCGATGAAGGCCCTCATGCCGTTCTGGGGCAACACCCCGGAGGAAATGCTGCGCGTCGTCAGCGGCGACGCCCTCAGCGGCAAGACCGTCGGCACCGCCGGCTACATCGGCTTCTTCGACACCCAGGTCACGCTCCTGCGCGAAGGTACGGACAAGGAACTCCTCGGCTGGATCAACCCGATCCGCGCCAACCAGTTCAGCGCCGACCGCAGCTACTTCTCCTGGCTCATGCCCAAGAAGAAATACGACATGACCACCAACCTGCACGGCGGTCCCCGCGCGTTCCTGATGAACGACGGCTACTACGGCCGCGTGCTGCCGATGGACATCTACCCGGTGTTCCTCGCCAAGGCCTGCCTGGCCGGCGACATCGAGAAGATGGAGAAGTTCGGCATCTACGAAGTGCTCCCCGAGGACCTCGCCACCTGCGAGTTCGTCGACCCGAGCAAGAACAATATCCAGGCAATGATCGAACAGGGCATCGACCTGATGCTCAAGGAAATGGCTTAA
- a CDS encoding DNA helicase-2 / ATP-dependent DNA helicase PcrA (manually curated), with amino-acid sequence MTTILEDLNDEQRRAVECVEGPVLIVAGAGSGKTRVLTSRVAYILAQQPDSRILALTFTKKAAGEMKERIAQMVGDRNVRRVVMGTFHAVFVRFLREYAEFLGYPQNFTIYDTSDSQSAVKACVKEMGLDDKIYKPRDVLARISMAKNNLITVSAYQGNPELQTQDSHTKRPRLGEVYARYQEKLKQSGVMDFDDILLNMNYLLRDNKEALESIAGRFSHIMVDEYQDTNVSQYLILKKLAQFRRNICVVGDDSQSIYAFRGARIENILNFKKDYPECKIFRLERNYRSTQVIVDAANSLIAHNEGRIPKECYAMGEDGERIRLLKAYTETEEAVMIVSEIMDRMRSAQAQYQDFAILYRTNAQSRALEEQLRRRNIPYMIYSGNSFFDRAEVKDMMAYFKLVVNPRDDESFRRVVNKPARGIGDKALEAVEAVARQQGWPLFQAAREVPKVQPFCEMIARLSALVPTTDAWELAKKIADDSGLYAFYKLDTSIEGMSRVANLDELINSVAQFVEERKEEAEDYAAEGGEVGVFTLDDFLENVSLLSNVDVTDDEDTNNKVALMTVHSSKGLEFPYVFVAGMEENLFPSLSMLSSKNEIEEERRLFYVAVTRAKKAVRLSFAGTRMRNGKHESNAPSRFIKEIDPQYIENPLEDADFDNSGVTHEWGGFGSRFTGGRLDRFGVGGGTYGQSSGVQYQKRGASGSRLAPDRVRTASSSLPQPAAAGPSHLRSHGWLRSSGATGSPDRSSSTNTAASALADANFVGVPMTELRAGQRIEHNRFGLGTILELSGRAPEMKARIRFDAHGEKLLLLKYAKLRPAE; translated from the coding sequence GTGACAACGATTCTGGAGGATTTGAACGACGAGCAGAGAAGAGCCGTCGAATGTGTTGAAGGACCTGTGCTGATTGTGGCGGGCGCCGGCTCCGGCAAAACTCGCGTACTGACGAGCAGAGTGGCATATATTCTGGCGCAACAGCCTGATTCCCGCATACTTGCCTTGACGTTTACGAAGAAGGCGGCAGGCGAGATGAAGGAGCGTATCGCGCAGATGGTGGGGGACAGGAACGTCCGCAGGGTCGTGATGGGCACCTTCCACGCCGTGTTCGTGCGTTTCCTGCGCGAATACGCGGAGTTCCTGGGCTACCCGCAGAACTTCACCATCTATGATACGTCCGACTCGCAGAGCGCCGTCAAGGCCTGCGTCAAGGAGATGGGCCTGGACGACAAGATCTACAAGCCGCGCGACGTGCTGGCCCGCATCTCGATGGCCAAGAACAACCTCATCACGGTCTCGGCCTACCAGGGCAACCCCGAGCTGCAGACGCAGGACAGCCACACCAAGCGGCCGCGCCTGGGCGAGGTGTACGCGCGCTACCAGGAGAAGCTCAAGCAGAGCGGGGTGATGGATTTCGACGACATCCTGCTGAATATGAACTACCTGCTGCGGGACAACAAGGAGGCGCTCGAGTCGATCGCCGGTCGTTTCTCGCATATCATGGTGGACGAGTACCAGGACACCAACGTCTCCCAGTATTTGATCCTCAAGAAGTTGGCGCAGTTCCGCCGCAACATCTGCGTGGTGGGCGACGACAGCCAGTCCATCTATGCTTTCCGCGGCGCGCGCATCGAGAACATCCTCAATTTCAAGAAGGATTATCCGGAGTGCAAGATCTTCCGCCTGGAGCGCAACTACCGCTCCACGCAGGTGATCGTGGACGCCGCCAACTCACTGATCGCGCACAACGAGGGCCGCATCCCGAAGGAATGCTATGCGATGGGGGAGGACGGCGAGCGCATCCGCCTGCTGAAGGCCTACACCGAGACGGAGGAGGCGGTGATGATCGTCTCCGAGATCATGGACCGGATGCGCAGCGCGCAGGCGCAGTACCAGGATTTCGCGATCCTCTACCGGACCAACGCGCAGTCGCGCGCGCTGGAGGAGCAGCTCCGCCGACGCAATATTCCTTATATGATTTATTCGGGCAATTCCTTCTTTGACCGCGCGGAGGTCAAGGACATGATGGCCTACTTCAAGCTGGTGGTCAACCCGCGCGACGACGAATCGTTCCGGCGGGTGGTCAACAAGCCGGCGCGCGGCATCGGCGACAAGGCCCTGGAGGCCGTGGAAGCCGTGGCCCGGCAGCAGGGCTGGCCGCTCTTCCAGGCGGCCCGCGAGGTCCCGAAGGTGCAGCCGTTCTGCGAGATGATCGCCAGGCTTTCTGCGCTCGTCCCGACGACGGACGCCTGGGAGCTCGCGAAGAAGATTGCCGACGACAGCGGCCTGTATGCGTTCTACAAGCTGGACACCTCCATCGAGGGCATGTCCCGCGTGGCCAACCTGGACGAATTGATCAACAGCGTCGCCCAGTTCGTGGAGGAGCGCAAGGAGGAGGCGGAGGATTATGCTGCCGAGGGCGGCGAAGTGGGCGTGTTCACGCTGGATGACTTCCTGGAGAACGTCTCGCTGCTGAGCAACGTGGACGTGACCGATGACGAAGACACCAACAATAAAGTGGCCCTGATGACGGTCCACTCGTCCAAGGGCCTCGAATTCCCGTACGTATTCGTGGCGGGCATGGAGGAGAACCTCTTCCCGAGCCTGTCGATGCTCTCTTCGAAGAACGAGATCGAGGAGGAGCGGCGGCTCTTCTACGTGGCCGTGACGCGCGCCAAGAAGGCGGTGCGCCTGTCCTTCGCCGGCACGCGCATGCGCAACGGCAAGCACGAGTCCAACGCCCCGTCGCGCTTCATCAAGGAGATCGATCCGCAGTATATCGAGAATCCGCTCGAGGACGCCGATTTCGACAACAGCGGCGTCACGCACGAGTGGGGTGGCTTCGGCAGCCGCTTCACCGGCGGCCGCCTCGACCGTTTCGGTGTCGGCGGCGGCACTTACGGCCAGTCCTCCGGCGTCCAGTATCAGAAGCGTGGAGCGTCCGGGAGCCGGCTTGCCCCCGATCGAGTTCGGACTGCGTCCTCATCCCTCCCACAGCCTGCGGCTGCGGGCCCCTCCCATTTACGAAGCCATGGGTGGCTACGCTCGTCGGGGGCAACCGGCTCACCGGATCGCTCCAGCAGCACCAACACAGCCGCTTCGGCGTTGGCGGACGCCAATTTCGTGGGCGTGCCGATGACGGAACTGCGTGCCGGACAGCGCATCGAGCACAACCGCTTCGGCCTTGGCACGATTCTCGAATTATCCGGCCGGGCCCCCGAGATGAAGGCCCGGATCCGTTTCGACGCACACGGCGAGAAGCTCCTGCTGCTCAAATACGCCAAGCTGCGCCCGGCGGAGTAA
- a CDS encoding Na+-transporting NADH:ubiquinone oxidoreductase subunit B — protein sequence MNKIFEKGGKLFWLHSTVDAFETFLHVPGTVTKKGSHVRDAIDLKRLLILVVIAAVPAALFGMWNVGYQHGLAIGDTSLNILGNWWYGFLKVLPLFLVSYIVGLGIEFASSQIRGEEVSEGYLVSGFFIPLIVPVDIPLWMLAVAVAFAVIFGKEVFGGTGMNIVNPAILTRAFLFFSYPSYMSGSNCWISLKQGEQVVDGFTGATPLALDGASAQYGTGFWDLFIGTVPGSVGETSVIAILLGAAILIWTGIASWKIMLSGVLGVLFVGGIADLAGISTIPAYMQLLYGGFAFGIVFMATDPVTSAQTECGKWIYGFLIGALCVTVRLFTPGYAEGMMLAILLCNIFAPLIDHCVTSAHISRKAKKLKTA from the coding sequence ATGAACAAGATTTTCGAAAAAGGCGGCAAATTATTCTGGCTGCACTCTACGGTCGACGCTTTTGAGACTTTCCTGCACGTGCCCGGGACCGTCACCAAGAAGGGTTCCCACGTCCGTGACGCCATCGATCTCAAGCGCCTCCTCATCCTGGTGGTGATCGCCGCCGTCCCCGCTGCCCTGTTCGGCATGTGGAACGTCGGCTATCAGCACGGTCTCGCCATCGGCGACACCTCCCTCAACATCCTCGGCAACTGGTGGTACGGATTCCTCAAGGTCCTGCCCCTATTCCTGGTCTCCTACATCGTCGGTCTCGGCATCGAGTTCGCCTCGAGCCAGATCCGCGGCGAGGAAGTGAGCGAAGGCTACCTCGTGTCCGGCTTCTTCATTCCCCTCATCGTCCCGGTGGACATTCCCCTCTGGATGCTCGCGGTCGCCGTCGCGTTCGCGGTCATCTTCGGCAAGGAAGTCTTCGGCGGCACGGGCATGAACATCGTCAACCCGGCGATCCTGACGCGCGCCTTCCTCTTCTTCTCCTATCCGAGCTATATGTCCGGCTCCAACTGCTGGATCTCCCTCAAGCAGGGCGAGCAGGTCGTGGACGGCTTCACCGGCGCCACCCCGCTCGCGCTGGACGGCGCTTCCGCCCAGTACGGCACCGGCTTCTGGGACCTCTTCATCGGTACGGTCCCCGGCTCCGTCGGTGAGACTTCCGTGATCGCCATCCTCCTCGGCGCCGCCATCCTCATCTGGACGGGCATCGCCAGCTGGAAGATCATGCTCAGCGGCGTGCTCGGCGTCCTGTTCGTCGGCGGCATCGCCGACCTCGCCGGCATCTCCACCATCCCTGCCTACATGCAGCTCCTCTACGGCGGCTTCGCCTTCGGTATCGTCTTCATGGCGACCGACCCCGTGACCTCCGCCCAGACCGAGTGCGGCAAGTGGATCTACGGTTTCCTGATCGGCGCCCTGTGCGTCACGGTGCGTCTGTTCACCCCGGGCTACGCCGAGGGCATGATGCTCGCCATCCTGCTCTGCAACATTTTCGCCCCGCTGATCGACCACTGCGTCACCAGCGCCCATATCTCCCGCAAGGCCAAGAAACTCAAAACCGCCTAG